Part of the Chelmon rostratus isolate fCheRos1 chromosome 13, fCheRos1.pri, whole genome shotgun sequence genome is shown below.
ATAACTTTCTCTTAATAATGTGCACAGACAATGCAAGCAGTGAATAAAAAGATGGATCCACAGAAGACCCTGAAGACCATGCAGGACTTCCAGAAGGAGAACATGAAGATGGGCATGACTGAGGACATGAGTAAGGACACATGATGCACACATGCGCATGCACAAAGACCTCTGGTATTTACAGGCTTACCAAAACCAGATTGTCAGGATGTGAATGTGAAAGGACTGACGTGTGTTGCAACCTGTTTTTTGATGAGATGATACGAATGTACGATGGTGACGTGTACTGTATACAGAAAGGCATATTTAGTTTTTAAGTGCAAATGCCAACGCACAAGcacccacacatacatacacgtACTAGTTTGGAAGCAAAATGTTCAGCTATCTAACTCTGAAGTCCAAGCTGTGACTGAAAATCAATGTGTTTGACTGGCGTTTAATTGACTCGTCTGTCCTTATCTCCCTGCTCCCTGTCTTACTCTCTGTCCAGTCAATGACACTTTGGATGACATCTTTGATGAGTCTGGGGATGAAGAGGAATCTCAGGACATTGTCAACCAGGTCCTGGATGAGATCGGCATTGAGATCTCAGGAAAGGTAAGAAATTCAGTGTGAGAGAATCTACCACTGACCTTATATGGTGGTATCACAGTGTGGTTAAACATGAGAACATTGAGAAACGGTAACTTTAATAatactttttttctgtaatatagaagttaaaacataaagatttaccacacattttacacatgcaACCATTGTTAATGGAGTGCACATCCCCTAGCAACACGAACTGAACAATAAGTGTACCACATGGCTTTTACTGGACTGTTAAAATGTATTCCAGCTGCCACATGGTGGGGCTAGCCTTCAGCTCTTCTCTCTGCCTACTGGTGTCTGTGGAACTGCCGGGCTGCccatctgctgtgtgtctggctCCCCCTGGGGGGCTTCATGAGTTATTACCCCTCATAACACAATGAACAAACCCACATATTGTCCTATAAACAAGCCCACAGCTGGAGAGAACAAACAGGCGAGTTaaataaaaacctgcaaaaactgTTTCTGAATTCAGGGAGGGGGTAATTATTTCCTGCTCCATCACAATAAAAGACTGAGCAGATGATTCTCTGAATGCTCTCATATCATGCACTTTCttagaaaagcaaaacaataaaagctcTCTCAATCAACCCTTAAGCTGAAAGGAAGTCGGAAGACTCATAAACTATGGTGGTTTGGGAGAAAATAGCCTATGTTAATAAGCAGCCATATGTGTTATTGTCATATTCAGTGGAATTATTGTTCAATAtataatggaaaataataaatgcaggaaaaggctttcattttttttctgccagtacAAAGGTCATTTAATAATAGTTCGAAATGAGATTCCCATAATTTAGCCATGCCTTTTGGTGGTGAGAGCCAGATTGTTTTAACATTGTACAAAACCAGATAAAGAGCCTTAATAATGTTGCAACCAAGAAAAAATTTGTCTGTTAAACAGCAAACCTGGAAAGCCGTACTCTAAAAGGAGAACTTAATGAAGGTttaccttgtgttttttttgcaaatgaatgaCGATTGATGCTGTAAACACTAAGACTTGTGGAACTGAAGCCCACTTCTACTAAAGCTGTGATTTAAAGGGACATCACAAAGCATTTATGCAATTTAAATTGTTGCGTGGAGTGAATAGTTTTCCAaagtaattaataataatattttggAATGATTGTGATCAAATTTGAACTTGCCTTTTGCACGGTGGCAGTAGGCAGCACCTGGCAGCAACTCTCACAATAAGTACTAAGCTTTGTGAttgcgtgcatgcgtgcgtgtgtgttttaactttgaACCGAGTGCATTGGTTAATGGCATTTTTGGGCCcatgtgtgtttccagatggtgagagctccagctgcaggaaaGAGTCTTCCGGGCGCCGCCTCGTCCAAACAAGCCACCATCTCCGATGACGAGATCGAGAGACAGCTCCGAGCTCTGGGAGTGGACTAAATACCGTCTTTGTATTAATGTTCGCATCAGAATCCTGTGCAGCATTAATACTGATTGATACAGACTCTTTGAGAAACATTGGTTTTGTTCAAATGCTACAGGTGTAATAAAGGGTGCACACACAtacgaacgcacacacacacacacacacacacacacacacactgaaggcatgcaggcagacagattatattcacacacacatattcacatgcTCTTCTGCAGGTCATTATGGCAGAACATCTGATCTATTTATGCGAAAATATTTATTATGACCCTGGACCATTGGTTGGACCATTAATAAATGCTTGTCCTAAAGAGTTCTGAACCACCTACACAGCTGTTTACCACCCATGTCTCTTTTAAAAAGGGCTACAGTAGTTGTGACCATAGCTTGCATCTGATGTTTTGGTAAAACTTGAGTTTGTCAGCTTTTACATGACTGAAGACAGATTTTTACAGCAAGTTCTAACGAGTGAGAAACGGTCATTAAAAAGAGCTTAGGTTGTCGTTGACCCGGTGGATCTTGTattttacacactcacactattTCCCTGCTATCATTGTTGCCACTTCTTAACCGTTCGTTCACTTCCTCAAACTATCTATTCAATGTAGAGggttttcattgttgtgtggGTAAAATATCCCAGGGGTGTGAGAGATGGGCCATGGTTAGTTTACCATGCAAGCGATTGGGAGAAAGTTGTCACGGCCGATTAGCTAATCcattctcatgtttttatgatccTTCGGTACGCGGCCGTGGATACTGGAGATGATGCATCTCAGACGAGCATATGCATGTGAAACATATAACTGACATCGATGCCTTCGGGCTAGAATGAGGCCTTCACCGCACTTCAAAATAATGCATGAGATGGCTTTTAATTAGCACCGCTGAAATTGTGATGCTGCACAGATTATGAGAAAACCGAATCAAACACAAATTAGTTCTTATGAAAGACTGGCATATCAAAGGGTTCTGAATCGATTGTTCGATACTACTGAGTAATCAAATGaggttgggtttttttttttttttgattctTGGTTGATGTGATTGTGTATCGTGCATTGGATGTGGCATTTACACAGTGATTGTGGGATGGCAATGGTCCTGcagtctctcttctctttcagctgctgtgcagttactgtcatttgttttttttaagctgcctcattcacaaacacacacacaaacgcacacacacacacacactacaatgACAAAATGATGGAAGTGATGTTTGTTAAAATGACACTGTGATCCAAGAGTTGTTTTCTGGTCGTCAGAGCTGAAGCTGATTCTTCTATACAGTGATTTTATTTGTCAGCCAGCTTCATGAGACTGACAGAGACATCATATTaagtctttgtctttctctctctctggcaaTCTATTGATTCCCATTGccaaaacaaactcaaaatgtttttatttttgcatggATCTGACATGTTCAATACATAATCCatttatcttgtttttgttaatcATTCTTTCCTCCACCTTTTAACAGTCTATTGTGATTGTGAGCGGAAACAATGTTTTAACCGATTTTGACATTGTTTGAGTGCAGTTCCATGGTTAGGAAATTTCCACACTTTTTGAAAGGTGTATATGCAtactcctctttttttctgtagtcATTGTAAAGTGACTGTAAAGGGTTAATGGCTTTTATAAGGAATAAAGTTTCTTCAGGTACAGTTTGGTGagcttctgtctttttcccttTAAAGGACCACATCAACATTTTAACTGCAAATTATGCATACTTGACATTTCTAAAGACCATTTTTCAATTAATGCTGTAgccattgatttccattcatttgtACATGAACGGCAGATTTTTGACACTTGCTCAAGTTCAAGCAGTGCAGCCTTAAAGTCAGTTTGCAATGAAACTGCATCAAAACCTGCTAATAGATTTTCAGattatacataaatacatagaAGTCATAGATGGCTggaatgctaaaaaaaaaaactgtctacttctaaatattgtactttttattcaaCTACATGTATTTGGCAGCTTCAGTTTCTAGTTCCTTTCTAAATTAAAATTCttgcatacaaaacatatgacgTAACCTGCCatgatgctgtgttttaaattaaactacACAACAGTCTACAGATATAGACAACTTGTTCCAAGTTGCAGTCTCACCACAACCGAcgacaacagtaaaatcctgcttttacatgaatagCAGGATTTtaaaagcagttaaaaataaCCTATACAGTAATAGTATGATGGTCACAGGGAACATTTTTCTGCATCGAGTACCCTTACCTTTAatcctgattatacttacattcttttattttggtaTCATTTTCAATACaggcttttacttgtaacagagtatttttacagtgtgccaTCTGAATACTTCCTGCACTACTGGCCTTCAGACATCTGTGACTCCGGCACAAAGAAGCTTCTTATGTAGTTTTAGCCCACTCTGCAAAGCACGCCTCTAACTTTCTGCACAGCTTCAGAAATGTGTCGGCAGTCGACGACCCTGCTGCATTTATTTCCCCTGACAGCGCTCCAGTTAGACAGCTGGACATGAATCACAGTGGAGACGGCTTGTGTCTGAATTAACATGTCgtacagttttatttatgaatcCCCAGTAACAGTCCCATGTATTAGTTCATGCTGGACACATGAGCAGACTCTCTCCTAATGTTTGTATTCATAGGGTAATATAACTACGTTAGTCAAAAATGAGAGACGGTACATGTGTGTCTTCATGAGACATGGTTCTTTATTTGCAGGAATGAATTAAACTGATTCATCTCTCAGTACCTGGAACTGAAAGACTGCTCAGTACAGGGGCACATCTTTGTACTAACCAGCTATATCTTTGGCATTTTTACTGGATATTTTCAATCAATATGAATAAAGGCACTTCGTCTATCTGCCTAGAATACATTCTTCACTTGCAGTCATTTTCTGCACTGTGCCAACGTGACACTCTTATTTCTATCTCTCTCCTTTGAAGTAAGGTGAACTTAAAGCCCTATACTTTCTCTGAAAGGGAAGGTGTGTTGTGCTggtttgtttcttcactttagACGCTTCTCATCAGTCATCCCAACCAGGTCAGAGTCGTGACTGGCTGATGTGTTTCGTCGTATGACACTTTGTCAAGGcagcaacagcaaaaaacatcaacaaatatGAAACATTAAATCAGACCTCAGATCCATTTgttgacaaaaatgtcaaaaagctTCACATATTCCTGACTTAGAACCATAAATCAAAGAGGTTGTACTCCGCAAAGAAGATCAACATAATATATTAGATTTCAAATAAATAGGTTGTTGCGAAACTTTAAATATATCGTTTTGACCACAGTTAAattaacttaaataaaaaaaacattttgtgattaATGAGAGGACACAAAGCTCcaatcacaaacacataaactaATACAACCAATACAAAGAATCCTGCtgtttaaatgcaaatatttaaataagaaTACTTAATCGACAATAAAACTTCCCATTCCTCTTAAAAACAGGCAAGAGCAGTATCGTCTTTTGAAAGGCACAGGCTGATCTATATGAGTACTCATCTGCACTTTGGTGCTGATGGATTAAATTACGTCTGGTCTGTGTGGTTAATAGACTTTCAGCAAGCATGAGCAAACAAGGCACAGCCAAGATtcagtgcatttaaatgtgagGCCTGGCGGCTGCTGCATCAAACCAGCAGATCACGTACGGTTAAAGAAAGCCTTTCGCCTTCACAGGTTAGAAACACTACTGGCTGCTCATccacatttatatttttggaAAACTGGAATTTTTGGGGATATGAGAAGATTAAAATACCGTCAAGGAACATTTATAGTCAAGTTAataagaaacagaagaaaaccaGATTGTCTCTTCAAGTTAAGCTTTGGATTCAAATCAGAAACTGGCATTGCTCATGTTTTTATAGCAAAACTGTGGTGGAGTGTTGTTCaggcttttttctgtttgtttttgtcagactgACCATCACAGGATATAAATTCTCATCTGAATGTCAGATCGATGTTTGTAGTTGTTTTAAGAGTGTTAGCAGCTGCTTGATGCAGGATGAGGGCAGTATTTATTACTGTTTTGATGCTTCCTGTTGACTAAAATTTTCCCTCTACATGGTGAAAGGTTTTCTGTCgagcatttgatttttttcacagagAACCTCCATCAGGCTGGAGGTGAACAGATGAAATCACGCCATGGGTCTTTGTGCTTTACTCATCTGTGGGATGCAGTTTGGGCTGATTTTGGTCAGACAGGAGGTGAGGTTGAGGCTGGTTTTGACACGTTTCTCTCTTTGCCGTCTGTTGCAGAACCAGACTCTGACCACCTCCTTCTCCAGATGCAGGCCTTTGGCTATCCGGGCGATTTCCTGAGAGGATGGCTTACTTTTTTCCATAAAGCTACGCTCCAGAGCCTCCTTAGCTCCGAGGCTGCAGCGGGGAACATGGgcaggagaagaaaagatgaactCTATGAAACTAAACATTGTCTGGCATGCTGTGTATATTTGCTCCTTACAGCTGATACCTGATAGTtgttctccttttcctcttccgCTCATTCATCCCTATTTTATCATTGTACAAGGCTGCAGGAAGGAAGAACAATACTGTTACTTTGTGGTTTTGACGATTGAACTTTAATTACCGCAAAATCAAGTAACAGGTCAGCTGACTAATAATGCGAGTCACTGGCTGACTGAGTGATTGTTAGCTTAAGTTAACCTGCTGGACGAAAATGTCCCGAGTAATTGCTCATCTATGACCTTAGGAATAAATATAAGGGTCTCATATCTCATAAATCTAGTACTTCAGCAGCTAAATTGTTCTCAGCCAAAGAATCGGAACCCCTCCGAGGGGTCACGAGATTAATCTGAGGGTTCAGAAGAGCTCTACGAtaggaaagagaaagaacatATTTCTGCAAATCTTTTATTATGAATCTTTTTAAAGCAGTTTCAGAAGAGTGTATTGAGAAGTCATGTGTAGATATTGGTTCATTTTCTAATATGGCAAAAGGTTGGGAATCAAAAGTGCATTTGTAActtacaacccagattccaaaaaaaggtGGGACGCTGTGCATAATGTagtaaaaacacaatgcattcaTTTCCAACTGagttgtgtttactgacaacggtTTTACAAATTGTTCcagagcccatgtagtaatatcctttactcaatcatgtgttcacacagtggtgaacctcgctccatccctcgAGATGAGATAACCAGGTAAAGATTATGTTCAGATAAATACTCTAAATGGAGGCTGATGGGGAGGGgtggatgcgtgtgtgtgactcacCTCCAGCTAGCTCGGCTTCGTCAAGCCATTTAGCCAGGATGGCCTTGAGTTTGCAGGCGTTCTTAAAGCTCAGCTGCAGATTTTCAAAGCGGCAGATCGTAGTCTGGCTGAACTCTGAACCGTGCACTGCAGCGAGAGCTTCGCCTACATTAGTCTGCGTGTAGCCTTGCGGtcaaaatgacacagaaaaagaaatacttTATAGAGCGATCACAATCGGAGATGCAGCATGGCGAGTGCAGCAACAGAAGCATCTGTGGTAAAGGTATCCAACTGGTGCAATTAGATAGTGGTACAAGTCATTTTAGTGATAATACTCACCAAGTTTGATCCTCCGTATTTTGAAGTCGTTGGCAAACATCTCCAGCTCTCGGATCTGTGGGGAGTCCATGGCAGGGGCATCTTCTGGGTCCCGCATGCTCTTCCTTTGGGCGTCAGTTTTCATCTCTACAACACTGGGGCCCCCAGGGGCCTCATCAGTCGAGAGGAAGGCCGAGGGCAGTGAGGAGAAACCATGGCTTAATGCACAGGAACCGCTACTTAGACCATGATCCGGAAACTTGTACAAGCAAGGAGTTAGAGACCCTGGAGGGgtagacagagggagagagaggccgGGCAGAGAGGAAAATTAGCTGGAAAGAGTCACAAGGGAGTCAGACTGTCAAAAGGGTACTGAAAGCAGCATGGCCACGATTCCCACGTGTATTCTGAGAGCCTTTCTTTCGACAGCACAAAAAGTCTTGACGTGACCCCTTGAGACACACTCGGGAATAAAAACTGCTGGAATCTACAAGctagtttttcttatctttttctttgttcattatTCTGCTCTGATAGCCAATATACGGTATTTTTCATATAAATGTGACCATTTCCATCCGCTCATCAAACACTGAGATCTTTCACCTCAATTTTTAACTAAATGAGAAAACCATCTGTGAAACCACATGTAGATCGTGACCCTGAGCCAGGTCCCATTCACATTCTGACAAGTGCTCAGatcatttgaatgtgttttcatgaaCAGGTATTTCTCTGTGCTTTATTTATCTCCGCAGCGGACCCATAATTGAACatgcatcacatcacaacatcacattTCTTCCCAGAATGCTCTTATCCTTGGCCTCATTCTCGCCACACAAAGATGAGCTCACCTCTTTGATTTGAAATTCTCTTCTCCATAGAAACCCTTTTTAAACCAGTTTGCCACACAGGCTACGACCTTCATATTAAAGATTCTTATGTCTGTGGGTGGACGTCAGTGCTGATTGGTTAGATGCAGAGCTGGtggctgaagctgctgttgccaGTATTAATGACAGATTACTGCCAGAGTACCAGATGGGTGTTCGACCAATCAAAATTTGGAATACGATGCTTCTCAGCACAACAACactctgcacagctgctgtggaggaaaaaacaaccGCATTCATCAGTTGTGCCATCACACTCGACATACTATAGgagcagaaaacatgcaaaacccaatttaaagtctgacagcagccaaATGTTGCCTTCTATTCACTCTGAACTATCCCACGAAGATTGCTTCATCCAGTAATCAACATGACTGGAACGTTATCTATAATGAGCAATGCAACACTCCCATCTTGTGTTAGTGGGATTGTAGTGCAGCGCAGACTGTTCTGCAAGTGCAAAACCTGAACTTGCAGATCCAGTGATTTAAGATTTTTGCGTTCTCTTGTTATTTATCAGAGATACTAGATGGAGGTTGCATATAGAGGCCATGCACAGCCAGATTATCAAGTACATCCAGCTAAAGGTCTAATACATCATCGCTGCAACAGATCCTACCAGCATGAAGGTTATAATTCTCAGTTTCAACTTTATGAAGGCGGTGCTCTTACACTGTATTGTTCTATACCGTTTCTAATATTTTCTCCACAACATAAGGGTAAACTGAATATTAGAAAGTGTCACACAGCTTTCATCACACCTGAAGGCTAAACCCTTTATCTGTTTTGCTCAGGGCTATAATATTTGCATCTATCTACTCGGCCGATCAGGACGAGCCTATGTAATCCTACAAGTCCATGTGAATTGAGCATGTGTAGAACATCTTTTCTACAGAACCCTAGGTAACAACATGTCCATGAAAGCCTTGTCTGAAACTCTGACATAGCTAAATACTTCCTGACATCAGCAGCGTTAGAGCCATTCTGGACTCTCCCTGGAGCAATACAGTGGTAGAAACAGTAAAGAGTAGCGGTGAAAAGGATTGTGTCATTGACCCGCTGAATTGTTCAGTTGGATCTATACAGCAGTTGGAGGGCAATATGGCAGATTCTACACTGAAACTGTATGCATCAGTGATTTTCTCCTGTCCTGAAGGTGTCAGGGAGAGGTTCGACTCTCTTAGGATCTCTTTTAAAGTCTAGGAGGCAGAATCTAGGTACAGTGTACGTCTGCCTTCCTGCAATCGCCTTAACATTAACATCAGAAAAGAATCCCTGCaccttatttgtttattattggTGAGGAGGGATTCTGGGGGAAAACTCTTTACCCCTGACAACTTCAGCAGCTCTTTTGGGGAACGTTGGTTCAGCTTGAGGCATCCCACTCTCCTTACCATGCTGGGGGAAGAGTGAAGGCTTCGTTTGGTCTCTGCACGGATGCTCCCTGAGGAGCGAACATACAGCTATGCTGCGGTGCACACAGCCGCTGTTTGTGTACTGTGGAGACAGACTGGACAGCAAAGCCTCTTTCAAAACACATGTGGGCTCGGAGGGTTTGTGAACACACCTAACAAGCCTTTGTGTACATGGATATGGAACCTCTGGCTGTTACACTGTACATGTGCACCATCCAAAGAGTGTGGCAGCTTTA
Proteins encoded:
- the chmp2ba gene encoding charged multivesicular body protein 2Ba is translated as MASLFKKKTTDDIIKEQSKELRSTQRQIARDRAALEKQEKQMEAEIKKMAKSGNKEACKILAKQLVQLRKQKNRTYAVSSKVTSMSTQTKVMNSQMKMAGAMSTTAKTMQAVNKKMDPQKTLKTMQDFQKENMKMGMTEDMINDTLDDIFDESGDEEESQDIVNQVLDEIGIEISGKMVRAPAAGKSLPGAASSKQATISDDEIERQLRALGVD
- the pou1f1 gene encoding pituitary-specific positive transcription factor 1 → MACQAFDSFSPLAVDSPLPILMHHASAGDCLPTTSHAHSKVSPVSSGLSLGQSAKRSHMHLSTSSLGNALGNAPPSLHYPVTPCHYSNQQATYGMMAAQEMLSASISQTRILQTCGVPHPNMVSGANPLQGSLTPCLYKFPDHGLSSGSCALSHGFSSLPSAFLSTDEAPGGPSVVEMKTDAQRKSMRDPEDAPAMDSPQIRELEMFANDFKIRRIKLGYTQTNVGEALAAVHGSEFSQTTICRFENLQLSFKNACKLKAILAKWLDEAELAGALYNDKIGMNERKRKRRTTISLGAKEALERSFMEKSKPSSQEIARIAKGLHLEKEVVRVWFCNRRQREKRVKTSLNLTSCLTKISPNCIPQMSKAQRPMA